Proteins encoded by one window of Sardina pilchardus chromosome 7, fSarPil1.1, whole genome shotgun sequence:
- the LOC134088083 gene encoding uncharacterized protein LOC134088083 yields the protein MADLPQDRLLPDKPPFTNTGVDYFGPFEVRRGRAKVKRYGVLFTCLTVRAVHIEVAHSLDTDSCINAIRRFQARRGQVSIIRSDNGTNFVGAERELREALAKLDQSRINEVMTRKGVQWIFNPPAASHHGGIWERQIRAVRKVLSSVVKQQVLEDEGLHTLLCEVESIINGRPLTTNTDHPNDLEPLTPNHLLALKTQPSFPPGCGCLEVTNITSSRSSTVSSSEITAVNW from the exons ATGGCGGATCTGCCGCAAGACCGCCTGCTCCCCGACAAACCACCCTTCACCAACACGGGTGTGGACTATTTCGGGCCTTTCGAGGTCAGAAGAGGACGTGCAAAGGTCAAGCGTTATGGTGTGCTCTTCACCTGTTTAACTGTCAGGGCAGTGCATATAGAGGTAGCCCATTCGCTTGACACCGATTCATGCATTAATGCCATAAGGCGTTTTCAAGCCAGAAGAGGCCAAGTGTCAATCATCCGTTCCGACAATGGCACGAATTTTGTCGGCGCTGAACGAGAGCTGCGTGAGGCATTAGCAAAGCTGGATCAGTCTCGTATCAACGAAGTCATGACGAGAAAGGGTGTGCAATGGATTTTCAACCCGCCTGCTGCATCCCATCACGGCGGCATCTGGGAACGTCAAATCCGCGCAGTGAGGAAAGTGCTGAGCTCTGTTGTGAAGCAACAGGTCTTAGAAGACGAAGGACTGCATACTCTCCTATGTGAAGTTGAGAGCATCATCAATGGGAGACCCTTAACCACGAACACAGATCACCCCAATGACCTCGAGCCGCTGACACCAAATCACCTGCTCGCATTGAAAACACAGCCTAGTTTTCCACCTG GATGTGGCTGCCTCGAGGTAacaaacatcacctcctccaggaGCTCCACAGTGTCCTCCTCCGAGATTACTGCGGTCAACTGGTGA